In Nocardioides marinus, one DNA window encodes the following:
- the flgK gene encoding flagellar hook-associated protein FlgK, whose translation MSGTLSSLNTALSALRYNRVAMDVASHNIANVATEGYNRRRVDGESMGAPTVPARWSTYEGAGGGVRTSAIVRMNDVLLDNRARTEHSSLSYLQLRATALARMESGVGEPGDAGVAAAMADFRSSWQDLGNDPGGNAARGQVLARAESLAGALSAQAANVSAEMTTQRLTLQGTVSEVDTVAKELAATNRAISTAALDGVDVSDLADQRDVLGLRLAELTGGVGLLQPDGTMNVSVAGVDLVAGSTAGRLRIATGVTASGAPDGQPVTFAIDTGATSTTLTADVRGEVGASADLLNTTLPAYAAGLAAVARDLADTVNAAHAAGYDLDGSTGAAFFTYDPLDPAGTLAVAVTARQVAASTLPGGVLDGSNADLIGTAGTSEASYQRLVNGFGTEVASAQRLVRTQSLLTTQVDSAREQLSGVNLDEETVAMLTAQRAYEAAARVMSVMDSVLDTLINRTGIG comes from the coding sequence ATGTCCGGCACCCTGTCCTCCCTCAACACCGCACTCAGTGCGCTGAGGTACAACCGCGTCGCGATGGACGTGGCCAGCCACAACATCGCCAACGTCGCGACCGAGGGCTACAACCGGCGACGCGTGGACGGCGAGTCGATGGGCGCCCCCACCGTGCCCGCGCGGTGGTCGACCTACGAGGGCGCCGGCGGCGGGGTGCGCACCTCCGCCATCGTGCGGATGAACGACGTGCTGCTCGACAACCGCGCCCGCACCGAGCACTCCTCCCTCTCCTACCTCCAGCTGCGGGCCACCGCGCTGGCACGGATGGAGAGCGGCGTCGGCGAGCCCGGTGACGCCGGGGTGGCGGCGGCGATGGCCGACTTCCGCAGCTCCTGGCAGGACCTCGGCAACGACCCCGGCGGCAACGCCGCCCGGGGCCAGGTGCTCGCCCGGGCCGAGTCGCTCGCAGGAGCACTGTCCGCGCAGGCCGCCAACGTCTCCGCCGAGATGACCACCCAGCGACTCACGCTCCAGGGCACCGTGTCGGAGGTCGACACCGTCGCCAAGGAGCTCGCCGCCACCAACCGCGCCATCTCCACCGCGGCGCTGGACGGTGTCGACGTCTCCGACCTCGCCGACCAGCGCGACGTCCTCGGCCTCCGGCTGGCCGAGCTCACCGGCGGCGTGGGCCTGCTCCAGCCCGACGGGACCATGAACGTCAGCGTGGCCGGCGTCGACCTGGTCGCCGGCTCCACCGCCGGGAGGTTGCGGATCGCGACCGGGGTGACCGCGAGCGGTGCCCCCGACGGGCAGCCGGTCACCTTCGCGATCGACACCGGCGCGACCAGCACGACGCTCACCGCGGACGTCCGCGGCGAGGTCGGGGCCTCGGCCGACCTGCTCAACACCACGCTGCCGGCGTACGCCGCGGGGCTGGCGGCGGTCGCCCGGGACCTCGCGGACACCGTCAACGCCGCCCACGCCGCGGGCTACGACCTCGACGGCAGCACCGGCGCCGCCTTCTTCACCTACGACCCGCTCGACCCGGCCGGGACCCTGGCCGTCGCCGTCACGGCGCGCCAGGTCGCCGCCTCGACCCTGCCCGGCGGCGTGCTCGACGGCAGCAACGCCGACCTCATCGGCACCGCGGGCACCTCCGAGGCGTCGTACCAGCGACTGGTCAACGGGTTCGGCACCGAGGTCGCCTCGGCGCAGCGGCTCGTGCGCACGCAGTCGCTGCTCACCACCCAGGTCGACTCGGCGCGCGAGCAGCTCTCGGGGGTCAACCTCGACGAGGAGACCGTCGCCATGCTCACCGCGCAGCGCGCCTACGAGGCCGCCGCCCGCGTCATGTCGGTCATGGACAGCGTCCTCGACACCCTCATCAACAGGACAGGAATCGGCTGA
- a CDS encoding sigma-70 family RNA polymerase sigma factor produces MTNDACDNIAAAQAAAGQGDGHGAGTPVDDVHDPQRETLVVEHMTLVSHIVRETMTRVPAHVSRDDLQSAGLTALVKAARAYEPDRGVPFTRYAASRIRGAILDELRQVDWASRSVRRRGRDLEAARTALANTLGRAPENHEVAASLGLSVAEVESNDGDVARANVLSLQGSEVSFEDMLVSTSPAPADLVEHREKLEYLVDAIAELPERLRIVVQEYFLAERPMAEIAETLGVTESRVSQIRAEALVLLRDALNSALDPSLVTPHARPNGCAAQRRNAYFEAVAARHASGRVTARIPQAGTA; encoded by the coding sequence GTGACCAACGACGCGTGCGACAACATCGCCGCCGCACAGGCAGCTGCTGGACAGGGTGACGGGCACGGTGCCGGCACCCCGGTCGACGACGTACACGACCCTCAGCGGGAGACGCTGGTGGTCGAGCACATGACGCTGGTGTCCCACATCGTTCGCGAGACGATGACCCGGGTCCCGGCGCACGTCAGCCGTGACGACCTGCAGTCGGCCGGCCTGACCGCCCTGGTCAAGGCCGCCAGGGCCTACGAGCCCGACCGGGGCGTGCCGTTCACCAGGTACGCCGCCAGCCGCATCCGCGGCGCGATCCTCGACGAGCTGCGCCAGGTCGACTGGGCCTCGCGCTCGGTCCGTCGTCGCGGCCGCGACCTCGAGGCGGCCCGCACCGCGCTGGCCAACACCCTCGGCCGCGCACCGGAGAACCACGAGGTCGCCGCCTCGCTGGGGCTCTCGGTCGCCGAGGTGGAGTCCAACGACGGCGACGTCGCCCGCGCCAACGTGCTGTCGCTCCAGGGCTCGGAGGTCTCCTTCGAGGACATGCTGGTCAGCACGTCGCCGGCGCCCGCGGATCTCGTGGAGCACCGCGAGAAGCTGGAGTACCTCGTCGACGCGATCGCCGAGCTGCCCGAGCGGCTGCGCATCGTGGTGCAGGAGTACTTCCTCGCCGAGCGGCCGATGGCCGAGATCGCCGAGACCCTCGGCGTCACCGAGTCGCGGGTCTCCCAGATCCGTGCCGAGGCGCTGGTCCTGCTGCGCGACGCCCTCAACAGCGCCCTGGACCCCAGCCTGGTCACGCCGCACGCCCGCCCCAACGGGTGCGCCGCCCAACGCCGCAACGCCTACTTCGAGGCCGTGGCCGCCCGCCACGCCTCAGGTCGGGTCACCGCCCGGATCCCCCAGGCCGGCACCGCCTAG
- a CDS encoding flagellin, which yields MSLRINQNIDAVNSYRNLSVTQGQMSKSLEKLSSGFRINRAADDAAGLAISEGLRSQIGGLKVAVRNTQDGVSVVQTAEGALTETHSILQRMRDLAVQSSNDSNDTNSRAAINAEATALKDELTRIADKTTFNNVKLLDGNFTGKEFQVGYAAGDTITVDIQAAGASAATSTWANGAATATAAAATFTQNGVVVTTAALTASTDANNIATQLNNDSNFSSSFTASVDDNGGLVVQSNTGLAGAITVGGGLNAAGTNAAAGAGGGGFSAVNLGVSGVNLGTQAGASSAITAIDSAIESVSTARANLGALQNRFEHTINNLNVTAENLSASESRIRDTDMAQEMMAFTRSQILSQAGTAMLAQANQAPQSVLSLLR from the coding sequence ATGAGTCTTCGCATCAACCAGAACATCGACGCGGTCAACAGCTACCGCAACCTGTCGGTCACGCAGGGCCAGATGAGCAAGTCCCTGGAGAAGCTCTCCAGCGGCTTCCGCATCAACCGTGCCGCCGACGACGCGGCCGGTCTCGCCATCTCCGAGGGCCTGCGCTCGCAGATCGGTGGCCTCAAGGTCGCCGTCCGCAACACCCAGGACGGCGTCAGCGTCGTGCAGACCGCTGAGGGTGCGCTCACCGAGACGCACTCGATCCTCCAGCGCATGCGCGACCTGGCGGTGCAGTCGTCCAACGACTCCAACGACACCAACTCCCGTGCGGCGATCAACGCCGAGGCGACCGCGCTGAAGGACGAGCTGACCCGCATCGCGGACAAGACGACCTTCAACAACGTCAAGCTCCTCGACGGCAACTTCACGGGCAAGGAGTTCCAGGTCGGGTACGCCGCCGGTGACACCATCACCGTCGACATCCAGGCTGCCGGCGCCTCGGCCGCCACCTCGACGTGGGCCAACGGTGCCGCCACCGCGACCGCGGCGGCCGCCACCTTCACCCAGAACGGTGTCGTCGTCACCACCGCGGCGCTGACCGCCAGCACCGACGCCAACAACATCGCCACCCAGCTGAACAACGACTCGAACTTCTCGTCGTCGTTCACCGCGTCGGTCGACGACAACGGCGGCCTGGTCGTCCAGTCCAACACCGGCCTCGCCGGTGCCATCACCGTCGGTGGCGGCCTCAACGCGGCCGGCACCAACGCGGCTGCCGGCGCTGGCGGTGGCGGCTTCTCGGCCGTCAACCTCGGTGTCTCCGGCGTCAACCTGGGCACCCAGGCCGGCGCCAGCTCCGCGATCACGGCGATCGACTCGGCCATCGAGTCCGTGTCGACCGCTCGCGCCAACCTCGGTGCCCTGCAGAACCGGTTCGAGCACACGATCAACAACCTGAACGTGACCGCCGAGAACCTCTCCGCCAGCGAGAGCCGGATCCGCGACACCGACATGGCCCAGGAGATGATGGCCTTCACCCGGTCGCAGATCCTCTCCCAGGCCGGCACCGCGATGCTCGCCCAGGCCAACCAGGCCCCGCAGAGCGTCCTGTCGCTGCTGCGCTGA
- the fliD gene encoding flagellar filament capping protein FliD, producing the protein MAASISGLASGLDTATIIDQLMQLEAAPQNRLKSRVSSEKLVLTSLQALNKTTASLATKAEALAKDTAWTPLVSTSSAAGVGVSTTSSASPRNLTVTVTSVAQTHQLGYAGTAGLSDVVTGASTLVRLDRFDGSPVEVETGDGTLQGLVTAINDPANDTGLSATVVKVADGQYRLLVESKATGTAADFDLTAQDGSPLMGGATVRGGTDASIDLGAGIVASSSTNTFAEVVPGVTITLGNQAAVGTVSSVSVSRDVAGMTAKVKDLVDSLNAVVAEIGVKTAGGTTGSAGPLAGDGNARQLRSHLLDTIRTGGGTSLAAYGIQVNRSGRLDFDEAAFKAAYAADPTGTAEMFTTAADGFAARVSEVAKGASDSADGTLSAAITGRQSGIDRMEDSIDEWDRRLTLRRTALERQFTALETALSQMSSQSNWLAGQLASLPSSSS; encoded by the coding sequence ATGGCAGCAAGCATCAGCGGACTGGCCAGCGGTCTGGACACCGCGACCATCATCGACCAGCTCATGCAGCTCGAGGCCGCGCCCCAGAACCGCCTGAAGTCCCGGGTCTCCTCCGAGAAGCTGGTCCTCACCAGCCTCCAGGCGCTCAACAAGACCACCGCGTCCCTGGCCACGAAGGCCGAGGCCCTGGCCAAGGACACCGCCTGGACGCCGCTGGTCTCCACCAGCTCGGCCGCCGGGGTCGGCGTGAGCACCACCAGCTCCGCGTCCCCCCGCAACCTGACCGTCACGGTCACCTCCGTCGCGCAGACCCACCAGCTCGGGTACGCCGGCACGGCCGGTCTCTCCGACGTGGTCACCGGTGCCTCGACGCTGGTCCGGCTGGACCGCTTCGACGGCAGCCCGGTCGAGGTCGAGACCGGTGACGGCACCCTCCAGGGCCTGGTCACCGCGATCAACGACCCGGCCAACGACACCGGCCTGAGCGCCACGGTCGTCAAGGTCGCCGACGGGCAGTACCGCCTGCTGGTCGAGTCCAAGGCCACCGGCACCGCCGCCGATTTCGACCTCACCGCCCAGGACGGCAGTCCGCTGATGGGCGGCGCCACGGTCCGCGGCGGCACCGACGCCTCGATCGACCTCGGCGCCGGCATCGTGGCCTCCAGCTCGACCAACACCTTCGCCGAGGTCGTCCCCGGCGTCACGATCACCCTGGGCAACCAGGCCGCGGTGGGCACCGTCTCCTCGGTCTCGGTGTCCCGCGACGTCGCGGGCATGACCGCCAAGGTCAAGGACCTCGTCGACTCCCTCAACGCGGTCGTCGCCGAGATCGGCGTCAAGACCGCCGGCGGCACCACCGGGAGCGCCGGCCCCTTGGCCGGCGACGGCAACGCCCGGCAGCTGCGCTCGCACCTGCTGGACACCATCCGCACCGGGGGCGGCACCAGCCTGGCGGCGTACGGCATCCAGGTGAACCGCTCGGGTCGGCTCGACTTCGACGAGGCCGCCTTCAAGGCCGCGTACGCCGCGGACCCCACGGGGACCGCGGAGATGTTCACGACCGCCGCGGACGGCTTCGCCGCCCGGGTCTCCGAGGTCGCCAAGGGCGCCAGCGACTCCGCGGACGGGACGCTGAGCGCCGCGATCACGGGTCGCCAGTCCGGCATCGACCGGATGGAGGACTCCATCGACGAGTGGGACCGCCGGCTGACGCTGCGGCGTACCGCTCTCGAGCGGCAGTTCACGGCGCTGGAGACGGCGCTCTCACAGATGTCCAGCCAGTCCAACTGGTTGGCCGGTCAGCTCGCCTCGCTCCCCTCGAGCAGCAGCTGA
- a CDS encoding flagellar protein FlgN, translating to MEKLCLVLWRERELLDTLLYRLEVEQLVLASNRTEHLMRAARDVEAVLETLRETEVLRATAADVAAAEVGCAPNPSLRQLADAAPEPWSTILHEHREAFAASTRQITALADSNRDLLTQGYRQAREALAELGDPTDGYSPDGSAVGGSSVARLFDSAL from the coding sequence ATGGAGAAGCTGTGCCTGGTCCTGTGGCGCGAGCGCGAGCTCCTGGACACCCTGCTCTACCGGCTCGAGGTCGAGCAGCTGGTGCTCGCCAGCAACCGCACCGAGCACCTGATGCGTGCTGCCCGCGACGTCGAGGCGGTGCTGGAGACACTGCGCGAGACCGAGGTCCTGCGCGCGACCGCCGCGGACGTCGCGGCCGCCGAGGTCGGGTGTGCGCCCAACCCGTCGCTGCGCCAGCTCGCCGACGCCGCCCCCGAGCCCTGGTCGACGATCCTGCACGAGCACCGCGAGGCCTTCGCGGCCTCCACCCGCCAGATCACCGCCCTGGCCGACTCCAACCGGGACCTGCTCACCCAGGGCTACCGCCAGGCCCGCGAGGCGCTGGCCGAGCTCGGGGATCCCACCGACGGCTACTCCCCCGACGGCAGCGCCGTGGGGGGCTCGTCGGTCGCCCGCCTCTTCGACAGCGCGCTCTGA
- the csrA gene encoding carbon storage regulator CsrA encodes MLVLSRRVGESVVIGDDITVTVLEVRGDVVRIGIDAPRSVAVNRAELLAEVTNSNQAAASPGEDAVANLAEALRKRT; translated from the coding sequence ATGCTGGTCCTGAGCCGCCGAGTCGGTGAGAGCGTCGTCATCGGCGACGACATCACCGTGACCGTGCTGGAGGTCCGCGGCGACGTCGTGCGGATCGGCATCGATGCCCCTCGCTCGGTCGCGGTCAACCGCGCCGAGCTCCTGGCCGAGGTCACCAACAGCAACCAGGCGGCCGCCTCCCCCGGCGAGGACGCCGTCGCCAACCTCGCCGAGGCCCTGCGCAAGCGCACCTGA
- the flgL gene encoding flagellar hook-associated protein FlgL: MVMIRVTQNMVTNRSLTSLQAGLDRLAQTQEKLSTGKNLNRPSDSPTDATTSMKIRVQLAETQQHVRNAQNGLGWLDVTDTTLSGMADNLRRVGELALQGANASITGSTSAALATEVAQIREGLLAQANTTYLDRPIFGGVTAGTQAFDASGAYVGADAPVQRSVADGVKVRIDVSGTTVVGPNGDNLFDDLAALESALRLGDKAGIQAGIAAVTERQRAVSDAQAAVGASYNRVDAAERKGQDALVTLRSALSEVEDTDLPKAMVDLQMHEVAYQAALASTARVMQPSLVDFLR; this comes from the coding sequence ATGGTGATGATCCGCGTCACCCAGAACATGGTGACGAACAGGTCGCTGACCTCCCTGCAGGCGGGGCTGGACCGCCTGGCCCAGACCCAGGAGAAGCTCTCCACCGGCAAGAACCTCAACCGTCCTTCGGACTCCCCCACGGACGCGACGACGTCGATGAAGATCCGGGTGCAGCTCGCCGAGACCCAGCAGCACGTCCGCAACGCGCAGAACGGGCTCGGGTGGCTCGACGTCACGGACACGACGCTGAGTGGCATGGCCGACAACCTGCGCCGGGTCGGCGAGCTCGCGCTCCAGGGCGCGAACGCCTCGATCACCGGCAGCACCAGCGCCGCCCTGGCCACCGAGGTCGCCCAGATCCGCGAGGGGCTGCTGGCCCAGGCCAACACGACCTACCTCGACCGCCCGATCTTCGGGGGCGTGACCGCGGGGACCCAGGCCTTCGACGCCAGCGGTGCCTACGTCGGCGCCGACGCGCCCGTGCAGCGCAGCGTCGCCGACGGCGTCAAGGTGCGTATCGACGTGAGCGGCACGACGGTGGTCGGGCCGAACGGCGACAACCTCTTCGACGACCTGGCCGCCCTCGAGAGCGCCCTGCGCCTCGGGGACAAGGCCGGCATCCAGGCCGGGATCGCGGCCGTCACCGAGCGGCAGCGCGCGGTCAGCGACGCCCAGGCCGCGGTCGGTGCGTCGTACAACCGGGTGGACGCCGCGGAGCGCAAGGGACAGGACGCCCTCGTGACCCTGCGCTCGGCGCTGTCGGAGGTCGAGGACACCGACCTGCCCAAGGCGATGGTCGACCTGCAGATGCACGAGGTGGCCTACCAGGCCGCGCTCGCCTCGACCGCGCGGGTCATGCAGCCGAGCCTCGTGGACTTTCTGCGATGA
- the fliW gene encoding flagellar assembly protein FliW yields MIATTPAQRAGTAAEEDRTGMTTDADPTVPDLPVIELVHPLPGFPTQLRFALVRLDDDGVLCALRSLDDPDLRFLVVPPHAFFPDYAPVIDDATAAELGVTTAEDVLLLSILTAGDSLVSTTANLLAPLLVNTRTQRARQVVLDDPALSTTTPLVA; encoded by the coding sequence ATGATCGCCACCACGCCGGCCCAGCGCGCCGGCACCGCAGCCGAGGAGGACCGCACGGGGATGACCACCGACGCCGACCCGACGGTCCCCGACCTGCCGGTCATCGAGCTGGTGCACCCGCTGCCCGGCTTCCCGACCCAGCTGCGCTTCGCGCTGGTGCGCCTCGACGACGACGGCGTGCTCTGCGCGCTACGCTCGCTCGACGACCCGGACCTGCGATTCCTGGTGGTGCCGCCGCACGCGTTCTTCCCCGACTACGCCCCCGTCATCGACGACGCGACCGCTGCCGAGCTCGGGGTCACGACCGCCGAGGACGTGCTGCTGCTCAGCATCCTGACCGCCGGCGACAGCCTGGTCTCCACGACCGCCAACCTGCTGGCCCCGCTGCTGGTCAACACCCGCACCCAGCGCGCCCGGCAGGTCGTGCTCGACGACCCCGCGCTGTCCACCACCACGCCGTTGGTGGCCTGA